The following coding sequences lie in one Bacteroides helcogenes P 36-108 genomic window:
- a CDS encoding TetR/AcrR family transcriptional regulator, with protein MTVSKTKAKLVDVARQLFAKMGVENTTMNDIALASKKGRRTLYTYFKSKDDIYLAVVESELDILSDMMKRVAEKNIQPDEKLMEMIYTHLDAVKEVVFRNGTLRANFFRDIWRVEKVRKRFDSKEIQLFREVLHEGVEKEVFRIDDLDMTAAIVHYCVKGIETPYIRGHVGAYLDDETRDNYVTRLVLGALGALQKK; from the coding sequence ATGACCGTATCGAAGACAAAAGCTAAATTAGTGGATGTTGCCCGTCAGCTTTTTGCGAAGATGGGTGTCGAAAATACCACGATGAATGATATCGCTCTCGCTTCAAAAAAAGGTAGAAGGACTCTTTATACCTATTTCAAAAGCAAGGATGACATCTATTTGGCTGTAGTCGAGTCCGAACTGGATATTCTCTCAGATATGATGAAACGTGTGGCTGAAAAGAATATTCAGCCGGATGAGAAATTGATGGAAATGATTTACACCCATTTGGACGCCGTGAAGGAGGTTGTTTTTCGTAATGGCACTCTTCGTGCCAACTTTTTCCGTGACATCTGGAGAGTAGAGAAAGTGCGCAAACGTTTTGACTCCAAAGAAATTCAGTTGTTCAGAGAGGTGTTGCACGAAGGGGTGGAGAAAGAAGTTTTCCGGATAGATGATTTGGATATGACTGCCGCGATAGTGCATTATTGTGTCAAAGGTATAGAGACGCCTTATATCCGCGGGCATGTAGGGGCATATTTGGATGATGAGACACGCGATAATTATGTGACCCGGCTGGTGTTAGGGGCATTGGGCGCATTACAAAAAAAATAA